CGAGAGGAATCACCGACATCACGAGTCGGTGGTCGGGGCCGGGCTTTCGGTTCGGCAGCCGGCGCGGGGTGTCGACTGCGACCGGTTCCGGGTATGCCGCGAGAGCCCGTGTGATGAGGTCGGCCACACGGTCTTGCTCTTCGACGGTGGCGGCTGTGATCCGTACATCTGCCATCAGAGGGTCGCTTCCTCGTCGTTCTGCGGCTGGTGGGTGCGGCCACGGCCGCGCGCGGCACGCAGCAGCGCCTCCCGTACGTACTCGCATCCGTGGCGGGCGGGCCACCCCGCCACGTGGTCGAGCCGCCCTTCGCCCTGGGCCAGGGCCCATGATTCCTGGGCCCCCAGGTGTAGAAGCCGTTTCCCCACCCGGTCGGTGGCGGTGGTGATCCGTTCGCGGTCATGGGCCGGGTGGCACGGCACGATGATGCGTCCGCGGGTGACTGCCCGGAGACGGGGCAGTACCTTTTCCCAGTCGCGTGCGCCGGGCGGGGCCTGCTCCTCCGGCCCGCTGGGTTGCTCCTTGCCCTCTTCGCCGGGCAGGGCGGGCGACCGAACCGGGGTGTCGAGCAGCACCTTCCCCGTGACCGCATCGACGACGGCAATCTCCGCGAGCTCGTCGTCGGCCTCCGTATCGAAGGGCAGCGTCGCGCGTCCCCGGGTGCACAGCACGACCGCGACATCCGGGTCCAGCAACGTCTGCGCCCACCTGGCCCGGCGTCCCCAGCGGGTGCCTCCCACCTGGATCTCGCGCGCGTATCGGGCGGCCTGCCTATCCGTCCGGAGCTCGGCGGCGACCTGTTCCGGCGTCGGGGCTCCTTGGTCGTCATGGGTCCAGTCGAGCGACCATTCGCCGCGACGGTCGTCGAACTCCGCCCAGACCGTGATCTGGTGGCGGTCGGCGAGGCCGGCGGCGAACTGGTGAATTGCGTCGGCCCGGCTCGGCGTCCGGCGTGCGAACTCCAGCAGGGGGCTCGGGTCGCCCGGCTTCGCAGCCCTGACTTCCTCCCAGGGCACCCCGGGCAGATCGCGCAAGGCCTCGACGGCCCGGGTCTCGAAGAGCGGCACGTCGATCCACCGGTTGCGCCCGACCCGGGCCTCCGTGGTCGTCTTCGGCGTGATCCATCCGGCCGCTACCACGTGCTTCCAGTCCGTCGGGTGTCGGATCTCCAGCAGCCCCGCCGCCTCGTCGGCCCTGATCAGCCGGTCCCCCAGAACCTGCTCGCACAGCTCCTCGTCGGCGGCCAGCACGTCCAGGTCCGCGGTCGCGTACCGGCCGTCCTTGCCGGCGGTGACCCGTCCGCTCCTCGCGATCGTCCCCAGCTCGTCAACCTTCCAGCCCAGACGGTCGGCCGCCTCGACCGGAGCCATGCTCACCGCGTGCCACTCCCGCCGCTCCGCCTCGCGGCGGGCCCGCTCCTCCAGCCGTGCCGTGATGAGCTCGTTGAGAACGGCTCGGATCTCCGGCGACTCCCCCACCTTCCTCGCATCCCTCACCGCGTACAGCGGCCACCCCTTGTACTCATCGATCACCCGGAGGTGTCCGCGCTCGGCCAGCTGCTGCACGTCGTCCTGCTCCACTGCGAGCTCGGTCAGCTCGATCAGCAGGTCCGCGATGCGACGGGATCCCAGCGCTTCGTGGTCGGCGATCCCCTCACGGATCTCTTCGATCCGTGAGGCGATCCCGTCGGCTGCCGCCCTCGACCAGCCGCGCGACTTGTCCCTCGGCGGGATCAGCCCCAGTTCCAAGCCCCGTGTCACCGTCCACGCCGGAACGCCGAGCTCGCCCGCCAGCTCGGCGCCGTTGACGACCTCCGGACGATCCGCTGCCAGCGTCTCCTCCGTGGCACTCGCCACTGCTTCCGTCATCGAAAATCCCTTCCTCGGGAACTCCAGGATTAACCCGCACGCAAATTGAATAGCACCCAGATAACCACCTCCGCAAGCCCATCACTAAAAAGCCTCAGAGTTCCGCCAAAAATCGATAGCGCGCCGCAAGGCTTAAAATAACGTTATTAGTCAGAACCCTTTCGCTATTCTGGTGAAAGTTGGGTGGCTTTCGTCGGCCAGTGGCTGCTGATCCCCTCCCGCACGATCGCGCCGAAGGTCAGTACGTTCGCGCCGAGGGCTGCCCGTTGTTCGCGGCGCTCCTCGCTCAGGGTCCGCAGGTTGCCGAGACCCTGGGCCAGGATCTGGTTGATCCAGGGTTCGCTGATTCGCCACGCTGCGGTGCGGGCTCTCCAGATCAGGTCGTGGTTCAAGGTGTAGGCGCACGGGGTGCTGAAGTCTTCGTCAGGCCGTTCTGATCCGGGCCACATCCCCGGGAGGGACAGCTCGGCCCGCTCCTCCTCGGTCAGCGGGACCCAGTCGCGGTCAAGGTCGGGCTCGGCCATCCTGCCCAGCAGGCAGGCCTCGACCAGGTGGTCCTCCGTAGGCCACTCCGTGCGGCGCCGGAGTGCGGCCTGGACCCGCACCGCCTTCCGTTCTTTCGGGCCGGCTGCTCGGTCGAGCGAGATCCGGCGCCACAGCTTTTCCGCGTCTCGATACGACCTTGCGGTGCTGCTGACGCGAACAGCGAGAGATTCGGACATATGAATGATGACGCGTTGAGTTGCTGCCATGCTTTCATTAAACAGGCAACACAAGAACCACGCCAATAGGGGCGCCTAAAACAACCCTCTGCTGGCGCGGAATAGATTATCTCGTTCAGGATTTTGGCGGGAGGGCCTGGTCTGCGGCCCGGCCAATCTGGATGACCTCAGCGGGCGAGAGGATCACGCGCTGGCGGCGGAGGTACTTCCTCAACCGGTGGGCCTCCAGGACGACCACCCCGTCAAACACAAGAATGCCCCGGCGGCCAACGCTCGCGCCCTGCACGGCGATGATCGATTGGATGTCGACCGGGAGGCCTTCGCGGCGCCGAAGGACGGCGGCGGCTGACCGTGCCTCCCCCTGCACCGTGGCGACCGTCCTGTTCTGCGCGTAGGCGCCGTACCAGAGGGTCGCGCCGTCGCGGCTGACGGCAACCTTCGCCCCCTTCGCCTGCCAGTTCTTGGTATCGACCAGCGCTATGCCCCAACTCCCAACGGCGAGATGATCGATATTGGCCTTCCGCCCGGGGATCGCTCGGTCGTGGAGGATGACGGCCCCTTGGCGGGCGAGCGGTGCGAGAGCTCGGGCGGTCTTGCGCTCGCCCTCGGCGCCGGACCGCCAGGCGGTCACGTGCTGGGGGGCAGCGAGCGTCCCGCACCAGGCCGCGAGCACCGCGAGTGCGGCACCGTGCCCAAACAGCGGGACACCGGTGATGCGCCACCCGATCCACCAGTCCAGCAGCCCCGCCACCGCGGCGGCGACGGGCAGCCCGTACAGGAAGCGGCGGCGCGAGGCTGTGCGCCACGACCGCAGCCGCCGTTGGTACTCGTTCTGCGCGGACTGGCCGGCGCCGACGCGTAGGGCCATCGAGTCCCCCCGTTCGTGATTGTGGTCAGGACGCGGCGAGCATCAGCCAGGACGCCCACCGCTCCGTGGACTCGACGATGACCGGCTCGGAGCCGACGAACTTCAGGACCCGCAGGAGTTCGCCGCTGTGCTGGCGGGCTGCGGCCGGATCGCAGGCCTTGCCCGGCAGGACAAGGTGCTTCCACGCGAAGTGCGCTCCGCGCGCGAGCCGCAATGTCTCCTCGCGGGGAGCATCCTCCTGGTGGCGGCGCTCGGCGGCTTGCATGAACAGTGCGAGGGCTGCCGGCCAGTCGGCCATCCGCTGGGCGAGATTCGCCCGGACCGCGAGCACGTTCACCGTGTACGGGTGCACGGGGCCGAAGGCGTCATCCAGAGCGTCTTCGAGATCCTGCGCGGCCACTGCGGCCGCGGCTAGGTCCCCCTGCTCGTCAGCGGCCCTCACCGCATCGAGCATCCCCAGGAAGTCGGCGGGAAGCGGGTCGGCCCAGTCGACCGCGGGACCGGTCTTGGCCGGACTCACGGGCTGGCCGGTGGGAGGCGGGAGTGGCGCGGCCTCGGGTGTCACCCGGAGGTCTGCCTGCTGCTGTGGAAGCTTCGCCGCCGGGCCGGCTGTTGGGGGGCTGGCGGCGGGTTGCTCGGGCTTCGGGTGCGGGCTGTCGAGCACGGTTACCGCGCCGTCGTAGTCGACGATCATCGGCCAACTGCCGTCCGGATCCTTCGCTACGACCCGTACGGGGTGGCCCCGGCGTGCCGCACGCTCTTGGACATCGCTGAGAGCTGCTTCGCGAGCGTCCTGCCCAGGGAGCTTGTCGATCGGGCACCCGTCGACGGTGGCCTCGCCGCTCTCGCTGATCACTATGGTGTAGACGGGTGTCAGGGGGATGGCTTCGGTGTCGGTCACGACGGGCATCGGCTGTTCCTTACTACTGGTCCCTGCACAGCTTGTAGCGGTCCGTCCAGGCGGCTGCACATCGTCTCTGGAGGTCGTCGGGCAGGGGCCCGGGGCTGCATTTGGGAGCCCCGGGCCCCTCCTCGGCCTGGGCCTGCTGGCCGTCAGCCCTGGCTGGCGCTGACCGGGGCACCCGGCTGCGCCTGGGAGGGCACCGCAGCCTCTCCGCTTGCCTGCGCTGCGGCGTACGCGTCCCGGACTTCCTTCGGGACGGGGCCGCGGTCAGGGACGTCGAGTCCGCTCGTCTTGCCCCAGTCCCTGATCCTCTTCGTCTCCGCCGCGTCGGCCTTCGACTTGCCCGCCGCCGTCCTGCCGGTCTTCCGGCCGGTGACCTGCCTGAGACGGGCTGCCTTGAGAAGCGGGTCCAGGAGGTCGCTGTAGCGCTCGATGTGAGCAGAGCTCAGATCGACCTCGTAGTCCTTGCCCTGCCAGCTGAATTCGACCCTCTCGACGCCCTCGGTGCTCTTGCCATCGAGGTCGTCGACCAGGATTACCCGCTCTGCCACGCCGTTCTCCTTTGTTCCGGTCTAGATGATCTCAAAACGCTCTGACATGCCATCGTTTATCCACCATTGGGGAAGTACGGGGGAGCCCATCCCTCGTACTCCGAGCCCCACTTGGACTCGATTTCGGCGGCCGGAACGACGCTGATCCGTCCCGGCTCGCGGATGTCGTTGGAGGCGATCATCCCGTCACCGAGATAGATGGCCACGTGGCCCGCTCTGGAGTTGGTACGCCAGTACAGCAGCGCGCCCGGCGGCGGGTTGCGGTCGTGGTGCCTCATCGACGAGGGCGCCACGTAGAAGTGGTCTATCGCGTACGGAGTGCCGGAGCTGTTCCACCCGTAGGCGACGGCGACGAAGGCGAGGCACTTCCGGTACCAGTTTTTGTTTCCGCTCTCGGCCTCGCGGCGGGCCCATGCGATGGCGTCGGCCGTAGACCTGGGGTTCTTGACCTCGCTGGGCCAGGGGGCCGCAGAGTCGTGGAACCCGCCCTTGCCCGGATCGGTGCCCGGGTCCTCCCCGGGCTTCTTGCACCGGTCGGCCGGAGAAAGGCCTCCCCCGGGCACTCCGGTTCCCGAGGCGGTCGGCTGGACGCCACCGGGGTTGCCCCCGCGGGTGAGGTCGATCCCGGCCTCGGTGGCGATGCGCCGAGCCTCGGTCTCCTGCCCCGCGTAGAGGCCGATGTACCGCTCGTCCGGGCGCTGGACCCGCCTGACGATCGTGACGATGTCCAAGTTCTCCCAGCCCTTGACGGACACGAGCCCTGGCGGGTCACCGTCGTCCTGGGCGCCGAGGAAGAACATGCGCGAGCTGTAGTGCGGGTCCAGTATCTGCTCCCGGGTCCCCCAGCCCGTGGAGGGACGCTGCTGGAACAGGCCGACGGAGTCCCTGTCACCATGATCCAAATTGATCAGGGTGCTTTCCTGAAGCGAGATCATCATCGCCACAAGGGTTCCCCGGCCGGGCAGTTGCGCCTTGACGGCCTCCTCGTTGATGATCTTGGCATTTGCTATCTGCTGGGCCCTGAACGGCTTGGTCCGGTCTTCACCGGTGCCGGGCTGACCGTGTTCATAATCCGTGTCCGGCTGGCCAGCGCCGCCGCATGATGCGGCGCTGGCTCCGGTGCTGCCGGCGATCGCGGTGAAGATCCCCAGAATCAGCAGGAAGACGATGAAGACGACGAAGGCGGGAACGACGAGTTTGACCGCCGCCCCCCGCCGCGCCACCCCCGTGGCCATCATTGCGGCCTGGCGCGAGTTCACTGATCAGACCCCCAGAACCCTTGCCACGCGCCATCCGTCGGCGCCTTGCGTCAGCTCCGCCTGGAGCACGGTGGTCTCCTCGTACTGCTTGTAGCCGTCGACCGCGGTCTTCACCGTGATCTTGCGCCACACCCGCAGCGGGGTATCCACGGGCAGCGCTTCGTCGGCCTTGGCCACCTCGACGGCTGTGACCTTCGAGATGCCCCCGTTGGAGATCAGGTTGTTCCAGAGCTTGTCGTCGTTGGCCAGCAGGTTCTTGGTCAGAGCGGCCGTCATCCACGGAGACGACCGCTCGACGACGGCCTGGTGCTTCTCGTCGACCGGAGGGTTGCGGGTCAGGTAGACCTTCGCCCACCCTTCGGCCGCCTTCTCCGGCGAGCTGAGGTCAACGGCCGCGGACAGGGACGGTGAAGGGGAGGGAGAGAGGCTCGCGGTAGCCCCGTTCCCCCCGGCGCTGGAAGGCAGCGGTGAGGGGCTGGTGGCTACCGTCGCCGCTTTCCCTCCCCTGTCGTCGTCGTTGAAGAAGTGGTTCGCGGCGAAGCCGATCCCGAAGACGAGCGCCATGATGAGGAGGGCCCCGAGGGGGTTCATCGGCTCCTTGGCGCGCTCCTCCTCCAGGACCTCCTTGACGGTCGCCCGCCGGGCTTGCTTCACCGCTCGCTTGACCTGGCGCCGCTGCCGGCGCTTACCCGTCTTCGCTTCTTCGGGGAGGTCGTACTGCTCCTTCAGCAGTTCACGGAAATCCGCCGGTGTACGCGGCTTGTCCTCGCTCACTGGTTGCCCCTCCTACGGACCCCGGGAACGGCGAGGCGACGGCCGCTGCTGCGGCCTCGCGATGCCTGCGGGTGGGTCGGGTTCGGCCCGGTCGAGCCGCCAGGCCTCGTCGACCGGTTCTGGACCGTGCTGCTGCGGATGACCTCGCCACGGATCACCTTCGGCGCGGACGTACCCGTCTTGGGCCCCTGCCGGAAGGCGTAGTTCGCGTTGCTTCCTGCTTCCGGGCGGAGCGCCGACGACGGGCGGCCGGCTGCCACATGGCCCTGCTGCGGGGCGGCCTGTGCCGCTGCCCCACTGCTCGGCCGCGAGGACTTAGCCGTTTGGGCTGCAGCACTGCTCGGCCGGGAGGCGGTGACCGTTTGGGCCGCCCCGCTGCCCGGCCGGGAGGACGCGGCTGTTTGGGCTGCCGCGCTGCTCGGCCGGGAGGCGGATACGCCCTGCGCGGCCCCGCTGCCTGCGGGGAGCGCTGGGCGGGGTGCCGTGCTGCTGACTTCGACCGGACGTCGACTGCCCGGAAGCGCCTTGGCCGGACCGTCGGCGACCGACCTGCCGCGGGCCGGCGACACGGACGCGGGCAGCTCGGGACGGCTCGTCAGCGGCCCGACTTCCTGACGGGTGCTGCTGCCGGGAATCGACGCGGATCCGCTCTGTCCGGATGGCAGAGGCGGCATCGGCCGACGCGATCCGCTGATTGCGCCGGGGCTTCCGCCACCGGGAAGCTGGGGAGTCACCTCACCGCCGCTGCCACGGCCGCCGCCACGGCGAGGCCACCGGGGCATCCTCGGCGCGTGCATGCCGACCATGCCGCGGCCTGCTGCTTTCGCCAGGCCCATTCCGGCCCGGCCTACGGCACGGGCGGCGAAGAGACCGGCGATTCCAGCCGCGGGGCTGCTCATCCCGGTGACACCGACGATCGACTCCAAGATGTTCTTGAACTTGAAGGCGACGATGGCCGAGGCGATCGACAGTCCGGCGGCGGCTGCGTAGCCGTAATCGTCCATCCTGTTGGAGGCTGCGGTGGTCAGGGTCAGGGTGGCGCCGAGAACCATCGTCGCGATGCCGCTCTGCAGGCAGAAGCCGAGAAGGGTGTCGAACCAGCGCATCCCCCAGGTCCTCGGCCGACCGGGGATGATCCATAGGCAGGCGAAGATCACACCGGTGAGGAGGAGCATGAGGGCGCCCAGGAGTGATGCGAGGCTCGCGAAGGCGAGCGCGAGCACCAGCCCGGCGAAGATGATGACGCAGATCAGGGCTGGGATGGCGATCATGAGTCGGCCGATGGGGTTGTGGCCGTCCACCCAGTCGTTGGACGCGCCGCCTACCTGGTCGCCGCCGACGTTCTTCTCCAGCCAGGCCTTCCTCTTGTCCTTCATGATGCCCTGGTCGAGCAGGCCCTTGCCGTGCAGCTTGCACGCTTCAAGGGAACCGAATTCGCCAATGCACCAGGGGGTGACGACGTAGGTCCTCCATACCGCGTCGCTGCTCTTCCGCAGCATGTTGTCTCGGTTGTTGTTGCCGTAGGAGACCTCGTGGCCGATGTCGATGGGGGTCTTCGTGCCGTCACCGATGCCGGCGCTGGTCGCCTCCATCGCGACCGAGGCGCCGATGGTGCGGACGCTGTCGACACCGCTCACCCAGGACTGCGGAGAGGTCAGCAGGGAGATGGAGAAGAGCGTCGATACGGCTACCCAGCCGATCTGCCCGAGACCGGAGCCGGCGGCCTTGCGGTGGTTGGCCCACGCGACGAGCGCGCCGACCACCATGGCGGAGGGCAGTAGCGTCGCGGTGAGGGTTCCAGCCGCACCGGAGATGGAGTTGCTGATCGCGGATTCCATCTCAGGGATGCTGGTCAGGGCGAAAATCCACTGGGTGATGGTTGTCGCTGCGCTGCCGATCACGGCGGTCAGCGCCATCGCGATGTCAGCGGGAATCTCCATGACCGGGTCGCCGACGTCCCACATGCCGTAGGCGTTGTCGAACGTGTAGAGGAGCGGGTTGCCCCGCTCCTCGTACAGGGTTCCCTGGCCCTTGGTGTACGGAATCTCGACCGAGGGCAGAAGGTCGCCCACGCCGACCGGGGTGATGTCCGCCGCCCATGCCGACTGAGCCATCGCCATGAGCGTGACGTACACACCGATCACCGGAATCATCACGGTCCGCAACCGGGGCGGACGCATGTACTGCAGCCGGATCAGCAGCTTGAGGACGCTGAACCGGTAGGCCTTCGCCGACATGTCCTCACCCCCTCATCAATGCGTCGTGGACCGGGTTGCCGTGCGCCTCGTCGGTCGCCGCCACTTCCACCGCCTGGTCAACCAGCCACTGGGTGCCCTGCTGGACAAGGCGAAGCGCACGCTTGGCGGTGGTGGTGTTCGTCGGCCAGACGACGGTGTACTCGACCAGCACACCGGTGCCGGCCGGGTGTTCCCCGAGTGCAGGCACCGCCACCGAGCCGCTGGCCGTCACAGCTCCGGTCTCGGCCCGCTCAGGGCCGCTGGCGCTGGGCCGTGGCTTCGGCTGGACGATCGAGCCGTCGGCACGACGAAGCGGGGGCCTGCTGCTCTCACTCGCCGAGGGCGACGGTGCCGTGCTCTCCGCCTTCTCCGCGTTTTCGGCGACGCACTCCTCGACGGTGCCCCCGCGGTACCGCTCGGTCTGCATCTCGCAGACCCGCTTCCAGTCGCTGCGGGCGTTGAAGGCCTCCTGGTAGGACTGCGCGACGGCGGTCGGGGTCAGCTCGGCGCTTCCCTTACCGGCCTCGGCGTCCTTCTTCCCGGTGTTCGACGAGCATCCGGTGGCGACGAGCAAGGCGGCCGCCACCGCGGCGGCCTTGGCCAGGCGTGTCATACCCCTACCTCCTGCGGCTCCTTGTTCAGGTCAACCGAATCGTCGTCGTGCCGGTTGTCCACCTTCGGCGTCGTACTCAACGCGTCCAGCAGCTCCCGCGAGGGCACATCGAACTGCACGGTCGCGGCGGCGAAGCGCCTGTCCCGCATGATCGCGTGACCGTGTCGAATTTCCTGGGTCACGTCCACTCCGATGGCCTGGATCAGGGCCCTGGTGTGCGGGCCGACCGGCAGGTCCAGCAGGGCCGCGAGCGCATCCTGCTGCTCGGGCGAGGTGAGCTGGAAACCGAACATCGTGGTGATCTGCTCGATGAGCCCCGTCAACTTGGCCAGCGACTCAGGGTCCTGGGTGTCGAGAACGAGCGCTGTCTGCAGCGCTCGACCGACACGCGCGATGTACGACAAGAACGACGCGCCTTCGCGGGTCGCGGTGAGAACGTGCGCCTCCGGAACCGCGATCACCTTTCGCAGGCCGCGCAAGTCCTTGCGGCCCGCCATGCTGATGCCGTAGGCGAGCATGGAGTGGACCAGAGCAACTGACAAGCGCTGGTGCACCGACCAGTCGTCCCGGCTGTCTTCCGGCTGCGGCAGGGTGATGCCGGGGATGCGCACGACCCAGATCCCGGGCTCGGGGCTCATGAGCGTGGCACCCGACGGCTTGCCCATGAACGGCGCGCCGAGTCCGGTCAGAGACAGCTCGTAGAGCGCTTCACCCGTCTCTCGGGCCAGCTCGTCCGCCGACTCCCGGAGGCGTTCGATCACCTTCCAGGTCGCGGGGGAGCCCGCGCTGATGACCTCGTTCACCGCGCTCTGGATCGGGGTCTCCGCACCGCGCATCCGCAGGTGCTGAGGCAGCGCAATGCCCAGCTGGGCGGGAACTTCGGTCTGCGCCCGCTCGGCGCTCTCACCGGTCAGCAACGCGAACAAGTCCGCGACGCCCGCGTACTCGGCCCCCGTCTCGATCAGGTGGGCGTTGAGCCCGTACCGCTGGCCGGCGGCGGTGAGGCCACCCATGTCGCCCTTGAAGTCCAGCGCCAAGACGAAGCTTCCGCGGAAGGCCGCGTCCAGCAGCGACAGCATCATCGCGGTGGTCTTGCCTCGGCCCGATCGTCCGATAAACGCGGTCGTCGTCGCGTCACCTCGGGCACTGCCGCCGGTCAGGTCGTTGCGGACCAGGCCGGGGGTGCTGCCTGTCAGGTAGCCGATGACGGGCCCCTCGTCGTCACCGACGTGCGCCCCGCCCCAGAACCAGCTGCCGGCGAACGCACCGACGGTGCGGGTGTGCGAGAGGTCGGGCACCCGGACCTTGTCACCGGGCAGGCTTTCGAGCCACAGCTCCTTCTGCTCTTCCGACCCGACGGAGACCTCGATGCCGAGCCCTCCGTAGTACGTGATCACGGCGTCGACTTTGGCGCGGAGGTCGTCCAGGGACACATCGCTACTGACCACCAGGCGAGGGTGGTCCTCCATCAACGTCACGTCCTCGCGCTTCATGTCGCGCGCGAGGGCCGCCATGGTCTCCTCGGTCTCCTCGATCTCCTGGGCGGTCTCCCCTGCGCTGTGCTTGGCCGCTGACTGCCGCTGTTCCTTGGCCAGCTTGCGAACTTCGTCGATCTTCTTGAGCGCGTCGCGACGGTGCATGACCTCGAACCGCACGCTGGGCTCGGGGTTGACGGGCAGGATCTGGACGTCGGGGTCGACACCGTCCTCGTCGAACTCCGGGACGTAGGTGATCTCGCTGACGGCTCGCAGCCACTCGCCCGCGCCCGGGCTCTCCATCTCCTCGGGAAAACCGTCCATGGTCAGCACGCTGGTCCACGCCGCGACGTCGCCCTGGCCGTCCATGACACGGACGTGGTCCGGGTACGGCACGATGCGGCCGCGGGTGAGCTGCACCAGTTTCGCGCCCGAGATCACACCGGCCGTGTTGGGGGTGGGCAGCACGGAGAGCCGGTGCTGTTCCCGCGCGATCATCCACGCGAGGAGCTCGACGGGCGCCGGCTGTGCCCTCCACGGGGTGGTCTCCAGCTGGCGCCCGAGCCTGCGGGTGAGGGCGTCCAGACGCGCGAGTTCCTTCTGCGGCACCGACGTGCTGCTGACGCCCAGTGCCTCCTGCATCCCATTGCGGCTACGGGCCTGAGCCTGCCCGGCCCGCTCCTGGATCCTCACCCCCAGCAGCAGGTGACGGCTGGGCAGATCAAGGGCGTGCAGGCGCTCGACACGGAGGTCGGCCCACTCCTCCCAGCGGCCAGCCGAGAACAGCCCTTCAGCCTCGGCCCGGTAGTCCTCGGCGTTCAGCGGGCTCCACAGGATCCGCAGGTGGCACTTGTGCCCGGCCAGGATCCGGGCCAGCGCGCTCGACGCCTGGTCGTGCTCGGCATCTCGCGCGGACGTGGACATCAGGTCGGTGTTGCTGCTGTTCAGGACGTACCAGGCCCACGCCTCCGTCTGCGTGACCACCACTCCGTCCGCAAGCGCGACGTACCGCGGCGGCGGAGCCGACCGGTCTCCGGCGACCCCCAGAAAGCGCCCGATGGCTGTAGCGATCTTCATCCCCGTACCCCTTTTGTCTTACGACTGCTTCTTGCCGGTGCGCTTCCTCGCGCGGTACACGACGTCCGGCCCGTACATGCGGGGCTTGTTGTCGAAGGCGATCGCGCCGCCGGCGGTGTCTCTCGGCTCGTCCTTGCCCAGCGCGGTGTCCAGCGCGCCGAGTCCGGGGAGGCCAGTCAGTACTTCCGCG
The sequence above is drawn from the Streptomyces subrutilus genome and encodes:
- a CDS encoding nuclease-related domain-containing protein, giving the protein MALRVGAGQSAQNEYQRRLRSWRTASRRRFLYGLPVAAAVAGLLDWWIGWRITGVPLFGHGAALAVLAAWCGTLAAPQHVTAWRSGAEGERKTARALAPLARQGAVILHDRAIPGRKANIDHLAVGSWGIALVDTKNWQAKGAKVAVSRDGATLWYGAYAQNRTVATVQGEARSAAAVLRRREGLPVDIQSIIAVQGASVGRRGILVFDGVVVLEAHRLRKYLRRQRVILSPAEVIQIGRAADQALPPKS
- a CDS encoding histone-like nucleoid-structuring protein Lsr2; the protein is MAERVILVDDLDGKSTEGVERVEFSWQGKDYEVDLSSAHIERYSDLLDPLLKAARLRQVTGRKTGRTAAGKSKADAAETKRIRDWGKTSGLDVPDRGPVPKEVRDAYAAAQASGEAAVPSQAQPGAPVSASQG
- a CDS encoding NlpC/P60 family protein, which encodes MNSRQAAMMATGVARRGAAVKLVVPAFVVFIVFLLILGIFTAIAGSTGASAASCGGAGQPDTDYEHGQPGTGEDRTKPFRAQQIANAKIINEEAVKAQLPGRGTLVAMMISLQESTLINLDHGDRDSVGLFQQRPSTGWGTREQILDPHYSSRMFFLGAQDDGDPPGLVSVKGWENLDIVTIVRRVQRPDERYIGLYAGQETEARRIATEAGIDLTRGGNPGGVQPTASGTGVPGGGLSPADRCKKPGEDPGTDPGKGGFHDSAAPWPSEVKNPRSTADAIAWARREAESGNKNWYRKCLAFVAVAYGWNSSGTPYAIDHFYVAPSSMRHHDRNPPPGALLYWRTNSRAGHVAIYLGDGMIASNDIREPGRISVVPAAEIESKWGSEYEGWAPPYFPNGG
- a CDS encoding ATP-binding protein translates to MKIATAIGRFLGVAGDRSAPPPRYVALADGVVVTQTEAWAWYVLNSSNTDLMSTSARDAEHDQASSALARILAGHKCHLRILWSPLNAEDYRAEAEGLFSAGRWEEWADLRVERLHALDLPSRHLLLGVRIQERAGQAQARSRNGMQEALGVSSTSVPQKELARLDALTRRLGRQLETTPWRAQPAPVELLAWMIAREQHRLSVLPTPNTAGVISGAKLVQLTRGRIVPYPDHVRVMDGQGDVAAWTSVLTMDGFPEEMESPGAGEWLRAVSEITYVPEFDEDGVDPDVQILPVNPEPSVRFEVMHRRDALKKIDEVRKLAKEQRQSAAKHSAGETAQEIEETEETMAALARDMKREDVTLMEDHPRLVVSSDVSLDDLRAKVDAVITYYGGLGIEVSVGSEEQKELWLESLPGDKVRVPDLSHTRTVGAFAGSWFWGGAHVGDDEGPVIGYLTGSTPGLVRNDLTGGSARGDATTTAFIGRSGRGKTTAMMLSLLDAAFRGSFVLALDFKGDMGGLTAAGQRYGLNAHLIETGAEYAGVADLFALLTGESAERAQTEVPAQLGIALPQHLRMRGAETPIQSAVNEVISAGSPATWKVIERLRESADELARETGEALYELSLTGLGAPFMGKPSGATLMSPEPGIWVVRIPGITLPQPEDSRDDWSVHQRLSVALVHSMLAYGISMAGRKDLRGLRKVIAVPEAHVLTATREGASFLSYIARVGRALQTALVLDTQDPESLAKLTGLIEQITTMFGFQLTSPEQQDALAALLDLPVGPHTRALIQAIGVDVTQEIRHGHAIMRDRRFAAATVQFDVPSRELLDALSTTPKVDNRHDDDSVDLNKEPQEVGV